The Cyanobacteriota bacterium genome has a segment encoding these proteins:
- the priA gene encoding primosomal protein N', producing the protein MSYCKTILTNSLQTFSDQLTYKIPVDLEGKLAIGSLILVPFRNQRESGLVTEIYEELSIEEQAFKIREIDELLAGTIHFETELVELVKFVSAYYACSYSETCSALLASALIPKAHKELTLLDPTSQDPSTVIQALLKARKNKAKWDRLKTLSGLKEAQLKKETRKLVQKNLIEVNYINPIIKETKKTDPLDFLSSLDQETIPKLTEEQSQALEGIKQAIKNKTASKFLVRGVTGSGKTEIYLRLIEDCFKQGKSSIVLVPEIALAPQLLERISQRFGKESVVVWHSALSKSEKEHGLHDLLQGKTRVVIGARSAIFAPVKELGLIVMDEEHENSYKQDSPAPRYHAKLVAQQRAKLNNCPLVLGSATPSIETYYKALNNLDDFLLLELKKRVFDNPLPKVALVDMREEFNNANKSIFSRFLRSEIESKLEKKEQIILFLNKRGSASHVFCRQCGHIYKCSRCDSKTVYHLDRNLMLCHHCGDSEPHPKECPVCQSNAIKFFGLGTQKLEQEVVKTFPEARVRRLDSDVSRIKNNYIKTWSDFKNGEIDILIGTQMIAKGLDNPNLTLVGVISADSNFSQLDYLADERGFQLLTQVAGRAGRKDKEGQVVFQSYQPEREALTYAKEQDYVGFYQREIELREILKYPPFARLVRFLVSAEFEPTAIEACNKVHAMVYGIVEELGIKIENMNHDDPQPEGSISILGPCEALISRINNKHRYHLVIKIPELEESKELIDRIKLGYKALEKSKNYSLTIDIDNISLY; encoded by the coding sequence ATGTCATATTGTAAAACCATACTCACCAACTCTTTACAAACTTTTAGTGATCAACTGACTTATAAGATACCAGTGGACTTAGAGGGCAAATTGGCTATTGGATCCTTGATTTTAGTACCTTTTCGTAACCAGAGGGAAAGCGGGCTGGTAACCGAGATCTACGAGGAGCTCTCAATTGAGGAGCAAGCTTTTAAGATAAGGGAGATTGATGAGCTACTGGCTGGCACTATTCACTTTGAAACAGAGCTTGTTGAACTCGTCAAATTCGTATCAGCATATTACGCCTGTTCATACTCTGAGACCTGCTCAGCCCTCTTAGCCTCAGCTCTCATTCCCAAGGCCCACAAAGAACTAACTTTGCTTGATCCAACAAGTCAAGATCCAAGTACCGTCATTCAAGCCCTACTCAAAGCAAGAAAGAATAAAGCCAAATGGGACAGATTAAAAACACTTAGTGGACTGAAAGAAGCCCAGCTCAAAAAAGAAACTCGTAAACTGGTACAAAAAAATCTCATTGAAGTAAACTACATTAATCCAATTATCAAAGAAACCAAGAAAACTGATCCACTTGATTTTCTTTCTAGTCTTGATCAAGAAACCATTCCAAAACTAACAGAAGAACAATCTCAGGCTCTTGAAGGAATAAAACAAGCTATCAAAAACAAAACTGCCTCCAAATTCTTAGTGCGCGGAGTAACCGGTAGCGGTAAAACCGAAATCTATTTACGTTTGATAGAGGATTGTTTCAAGCAAGGCAAAAGCAGTATAGTACTGGTGCCTGAGATTGCTCTAGCTCCGCAACTACTCGAAAGAATCAGTCAGAGATTCGGCAAAGAAAGCGTGGTAGTCTGGCACAGCGCTCTCAGTAAATCAGAGAAAGAACACGGCTTGCATGATTTGCTTCAAGGCAAAACTAGAGTCGTAATTGGTGCTAGGTCAGCTATTTTTGCACCAGTCAAAGAGCTTGGGCTGATTGTTATGGATGAAGAGCATGAAAATTCATACAAACAAGATAGCCCGGCACCAAGATACCACGCCAAACTAGTAGCTCAGCAAAGAGCCAAGTTAAACAATTGTCCACTTGTTTTAGGTTCCGCAACTCCAAGTATCGAAACTTATTACAAAGCACTCAATAATCTTGATGATTTTTTATTACTAGAACTCAAGAAGCGAGTCTTTGACAACCCCTTACCCAAAGTGGCGCTAGTAGATATGCGAGAAGAATTTAATAACGCCAACAAAAGTATTTTTTCTAGGTTCTTGCGCTCTGAGATTGAATCTAAATTAGAAAAAAAAGAACAGATCATTCTCTTTTTAAATAAGCGCGGATCTGCTTCCCATGTCTTTTGCCGTCAATGCGGACATATCTATAAATGCTCACGTTGTGACAGCAAGACAGTCTATCACTTGGACCGCAACCTGATGCTTTGTCATCATTGTGGCGACTCAGAACCGCATCCCAAAGAATGTCCGGTCTGTCAATCCAACGCTATCAAGTTCTTTGGACTTGGTACTCAAAAACTAGAACAAGAAGTAGTCAAAACATTCCCCGAAGCAAGAGTCAGAAGACTTGATAGTGATGTGTCACGAATCAAAAATAACTACATCAAGACTTGGAGCGATTTTAAAAATGGTGAGATTGATATTCTTATTGGCACGCAAATGATTGCCAAAGGACTTGATAATCCGAATCTCACACTTGTGGGAGTAATTTCGGCTGACAGTAATTTCAGCCAACTTGATTATCTAGCTGACGAGAGAGGCTTTCAATTACTCACGCAGGTAGCTGGTAGAGCTGGTCGCAAAGACAAAGAAGGGCAAGTTGTGTTTCAGAGTTATCAACCAGAAAGAGAAGCACTCACTTATGCTAAAGAGCAGGACTACGTTGGTTTCTATCAAAGAGAAATCGAATTGAGAGAGATTCTCAAGTATCCACCTTTTGCAAGATTGGTTAGATTTTTGGTAAGTGCCGAATTTGAGCCAACTGCAATAGAAGCATGTAACAAGGTACATGCAATGGTTTATGGAATTGTCGAAGAGCTTGGTATTAAGATAGAGAATATGAACCATGATGATCCTCAACCAGAAGGATCTATCTCTATACTGGGGCCATGTGAAGCATTAATTTCAAGAATCAACAACAAACATCGATACCATTTGGTGATCAAAATTCCCGAACTAGAAGAATCCAAAGAACTGATTGACAGAATTAAACTGGGTTACAAAGCATTAGAGAAATCAAAAAACTATAGCCTAACAATAGACATTGACAATATCAGTTTATATTGA
- a CDS encoding EscU/YscU/HrcU family type III secretion system export apparatus switch protein — protein MPPEGPDKHSKTEQASSHKLKKSREQGQVAMSKDLSSTLGLVFGMIMAAVMGPQIAVGFKQFFQLISSDFNFGLVAPSGINFLMFDIFQRFVILVAPIIGVVWLVSFIASVAQAGFHVSAKPLEPKFEKINPIEGFKRLVSKRGLVNLIISLMKMALIAFVTSSVLLNEENTLVLMNLSDIHFILAKAGSMVWEIGFKASITLIIIALIDFSYQKWQFLEDQKMTKQETQDEHKEHDGNPQIKSKIRSMQRASAQKRGLRESVIEADVIVTNPFHIAVAIKYDRESGQDAPIIVAKGARLIAERIKGIAREYKIEIIENIPLARALYKEVKVGWEIPPALYIAVAEILAIVFRRRANIKS, from the coding sequence ATGCCACCAGAAGGTCCGGATAAGCACTCAAAGACGGAGCAGGCCTCCAGTCATAAGCTGAAGAAAAGTCGTGAGCAAGGTCAAGTTGCAATGTCAAAAGATCTTTCTTCGACCCTTGGTCTTGTTTTTGGCATGATCATGGCAGCTGTTATGGGTCCACAAATTGCAGTTGGGTTCAAACAATTTTTTCAATTAATTAGTTCAGATTTCAATTTTGGTTTGGTTGCTCCATCTGGAATTAATTTCTTGATGTTTGATATTTTTCAAAGATTTGTGATTTTGGTTGCACCCATTATTGGTGTTGTTTGGCTAGTTAGTTTTATTGCTTCAGTTGCTCAAGCTGGATTTCATGTTTCAGCCAAACCACTTGAACCCAAGTTTGAGAAAATTAATCCAATTGAAGGTTTTAAGAGATTAGTTTCTAAGCGAGGCTTGGTCAACTTGATTATTTCATTAATGAAAATGGCGTTAATTGCTTTTGTAACTAGTTCGGTTTTGCTCAACGAGGAAAATACACTAGTTCTAATGAATCTTAGTGACATTCATTTTATTCTAGCGAAGGCTGGCTCAATGGTCTGGGAGATTGGCTTTAAGGCATCTATCACTTTAATTATTATCGCGTTGATAGATTTTTCTTACCAAAAATGGCAGTTTCTTGAAGATCAAAAAATGACCAAGCAAGAAACGCAAGACGAGCACAAAGAACATGATGGTAACCCGCAAATTAAATCCAAAATTAGATCTATGCAAAGAGCTTCTGCCCAAAAACGTGGGCTCAGAGAGTCAGTAATAGAAGCTGATGTCATCGTGACTAATCCTTTTCATATTGCCGTTGCAATTAAATACGATAGAGAATCTGGTCAAGATGCTCCAATTATTGTTGCCAAAGGAGCCAGATTAATTGCTGAAAGAATCAAAGGTATTGCCAGAGAATACAAAATCGAAATTATAGAAAACATTCCACTGGCTCGTGCATTATATAAAGAAGTCAAAGTCGGTTGGGAGATTCCGCCTGCTTTGTATATTGCTGTTGCGGAGATTTTGGCGATCGTGTTTAGGCGACGTGCGAATATAAAGAGCTAA
- a CDS encoding flagellar biosynthetic protein FliR, translated as MQINLDFLTIEVILTFFLAMTRIGAFMVAAPLLSRNGIPVMAKVLLTAAIVLSFYPTILAHSDGLILYDSWHLAIAIFHEILVGYSMGVLMSLFFDSLVSFAHMAGIQMGQSSSNVFNPALSAPTSPTGTFIANVALMFFIFLNGIYHMLFLLKKSFVLVPLASYKLDLATLGQNYIAVFTEIFAIGMKIILPLIAIMFVIDVFVALFAKIMPQANMFFLMMPAKLIVGVFIIMFMLNILYLRMEQFYEIDFWDLMDKLFLG; from the coding sequence GTGCAGATCAATCTCGATTTCCTAACTATTGAAGTAATACTAACTTTTTTTCTAGCGATGACTAGAATAGGGGCTTTTATGGTTGCTGCCCCCTTATTATCTCGAAATGGGATCCCGGTTATGGCAAAGGTTCTGCTTACTGCAGCTATTGTACTGAGTTTTTATCCGACGATATTGGCTCATTCTGATGGTTTGATTCTTTATGATAGTTGGCATCTTGCGATTGCGATTTTCCATGAGATTTTGGTTGGATATAGCATGGGTGTCTTAATGAGTTTGTTCTTTGATTCTTTGGTGAGTTTTGCTCATATGGCAGGGATACAGATGGGACAAAGTTCTTCAAATGTCTTCAACCCTGCTCTGTCAGCGCCGACGAGCCCGACTGGCACTTTTATTGCCAATGTCGCTTTGATGTTTTTTATATTCTTAAATGGTATCTACCACATGTTGTTCTTACTAAAGAAGAGTTTTGTACTTGTGCCTCTCGCTAGTTATAAGCTCGATCTTGCGACTTTAGGGCAGAACTACATAGCGGTTTTCACTGAGATTTTTGCAATTGGCATGAAAATCATTTTGCCGTTAATTGCCATAATGTTTGTAATTGATGTATTTGTCGCACTTTTTGCCAAGATCATGCCACAAGCTAATATGTTCTTTTTGATGATGCCAGCTAAGTTAATTGTAGGCGTTTTCATTATTATGTTTATGCTTAATATCTTGTATCTAAGGATGGAGCAGTTTTATGAGATAGATTTTTGGGATTTGATGGATAAGTTGTTTTTGGGTTAG
- a CDS encoding glycosyltransferase family 39 protein — translation MKSCFGVFIFAFVFLLYKVWAYPLIDADEPRYAEAAKEMINAHQYLIPLADGLPRFDKPILFYWFEILSFKVFGINEFAARLPSVIAGALTVCFVYWLGRFYKVGLAAALVLLTCIEFFVVSRMSITDALLNFAIVSVLIIYFLIKEKHINVRYIYLLAVCAAVGFMTKGPVAVVIPGMVAVVDYLINQGWKDYKLPALGMILKAFLLFFMIAAPWYILIDFNTEGAFTHYFFIGQNLGRFSSTLSGHHQPWWFYIAVMIVGFMPWSLFLPAMIADFKIKAESFRLQSFALIWLFTVLGFFSFSSTKLANYVMSIFVPLAILFAIWFKQVPKKKWLAINSAFYLIIFVVLAYVYSQGYLDKLIASEPFLKEYFSGAFVYLALLLLIISFAAILINALANNVQRAMSIFAVFALSLCLAGIDYFIKPFAHYKEAGIKSFLQEIPREVQIYLLTIDRPSVSFYSQSKSFPERIGLNMLKTQAAVGHKFCVIAKHDKADKLASLARLIIWSQDDIYLFACSFKKDIPPGGISANNIVRSTSMN, via the coding sequence ATGAAGAGCTGTTTTGGCGTATTTATTTTTGCTTTTGTGTTTTTGCTCTACAAAGTCTGGGCTTACCCCCTAATAGACGCTGATGAGCCTCGCTATGCTGAAGCAGCTAAAGAGATGATCAATGCTCATCAGTATTTAATTCCGCTTGCTGATGGCTTGCCGCGTTTTGATAAACCAATTCTTTTTTATTGGTTTGAGATTTTAAGTTTTAAAGTTTTTGGGATTAATGAATTTGCTGCACGCTTGCCTTCGGTGATTGCAGGTGCATTGACAGTTTGTTTTGTTTATTGGTTGGGGCGTTTTTACAAGGTTGGATTGGCTGCTGCTTTAGTTTTGCTTACTTGTATCGAGTTTTTTGTAGTCTCGCGTATGTCAATTACTGACGCGCTTCTCAACTTTGCGATTGTCTCAGTTTTGATAATTTATTTTTTGATTAAAGAGAAGCATATCAATGTGCGATATATTTATTTGCTTGCCGTTTGTGCAGCAGTTGGTTTTATGACTAAGGGACCTGTTGCAGTTGTCATTCCAGGAATGGTTGCAGTCGTCGATTATTTGATTAATCAAGGCTGGAAAGATTATAAGTTACCCGCACTTGGAATGATACTAAAAGCATTTTTGCTGTTCTTTATGATTGCAGCTCCTTGGTATATCCTGATTGACTTTAATACAGAGGGAGCTTTCACTCATTACTTCTTTATTGGACAAAACCTCGGACGATTCAGCTCCACTCTTAGCGGGCATCATCAGCCTTGGTGGTTTTATATTGCAGTTATGATTGTTGGATTTATGCCTTGGTCACTGTTTCTGCCAGCGATGATTGCTGATTTTAAGATCAAGGCTGAGAGCTTTCGTTTGCAAAGTTTTGCTTTGATTTGGCTCTTTACTGTTCTAGGTTTTTTTAGTTTTTCTTCTACCAAACTTGCCAACTATGTAATGTCAATCTTTGTGCCACTAGCTATTCTGTTTGCAATTTGGTTTAAGCAAGTCCCGAAGAAAAAATGGCTCGCGATTAATTCAGCCTTCTATTTAATTATTTTTGTTGTCTTGGCTTATGTTTATAGTCAAGGCTATTTAGATAAATTAATAGCTTCTGAACCCTTCTTGAAGGAATACTTTTCTGGAGCTTTTGTTTATCTAGCTTTGCTGCTTTTGATTATTTCTTTTGCTGCGATTTTGATAAATGCCTTGGCAAATAACGTACAAAGGGCGATGAGTATCTTTGCTGTCTTTGCTTTATCTCTTTGCTTGGCTGGGATTGATTACTTTATTAAGCCTTTTGCTCATTACAAAGAAGCTGGTATCAAGAGTTTTTTGCAAGAAATTCCTCGTGAAGTGCAGATCTATTTGTTGACTATTGACAGGCCGAGTGTTAGTTTCTATTCTCAGTCTAAGAGCTTTCCAGAGCGTATTGGATTGAACATGCTCAAGACTCAAGCTGCAGTCGGTCACAAGTTTTGTGTAATAGCCAAGCATGACAAAGCTGATAAATTAGCGAGCCTAGCAAGATTGATAATTTGGTCTCAAGATGATATCTATTTGTTTGCTTGTAGTTTCAAGAAAGATATACCCCCAGGGGGTATATCTGCAAACAATATTGTACGTTCTACGTCTATGAATTAG